Part of the Haloprofundus halobius genome is shown below.
ACGGCGACGATCGGCAATCCTGCCGAACACGCTCTCGCACTCACGGGAGAGCCTGCGGCGGTCGTCGACGAAGATGGATCACCACGAGGCATCCGTCACCTCGTCTTCTGGGATCCTCCAATGAGTGGTGATGACGGTCTCACCGACGACATTGACTCTCCGGCGCTGTCGAAGCGTCCGGCGACGGTCGAAGCCCCGGAAGTGTGGGCGCATATGTGCCAGAAGAACGTTCAGTCGCTCTTGTTCTGTGACTCGCGAAAGCTCACCGAACTGTCCGTCAATCGCGCGAAGCGGTTCATCAGCGATCCAGAGAACCGATATCAGGGGAGACCGGACTTCGCATCCTACCACGCCGGACACGGTAAACAGTCGCGTCGGGGGACAGAGTACCAACTCAAAGAAGGACAGCTCGATGGCGTCTCGACGACAAGTGCCCTGGAGGTCGGCATCAATATCGGGGGCGTCGATGGGACCGTCCTCATGGGCTATCCGGGGTCGCGGCAGTCGTTCTGGCAACGAATCGGTCGATCGGGCAGAGGGACGCGAGATGCGCTCTCTGTGTTCGTCCCGAGTCACTCCACGCTCGACCAGTATATTCTCCAGCACCCGGAGTACGTGCTCGAAGAAGACCACGAGAGCGCCGTCGTCGACCTTGACAACAATCCGGTGTACCTCCAGCAACTCAACTGTGCCGCGCAGGAACTCCCTCTCACGCGCGATGACGCGGAGGATTTCGGAGGCGAGGAACGACTGGAGCGTGCCGTCGAATACGGTCGACGGAACGGCGACCTCGAAGGATCTCTCGACAGCGGCGTGATGTACGCTCATCGCGACCGCCCGCAGGACGCGATCAGCCTGTACTCCTCTGGAGGAAACACTTTCGACGTCCGGCTAGCTGGTGATGGGTCGATTGATCATCAACCAATCGGTCGTGACCGGGCCTACAGAGACTACCACGAGGGCGCAACTGTTCTCCACCAGGGCGAGCAGTATCAAGTCGTCGAACTTCGAGAAGACATTCCTCAGCCGTACATCTCACTTGAGAAAGCGAACGTGAGCTACTACACCCAGTCCCAGGGCCAGGTCAACATCTACGACACGGTCGTCGAGGACTCGCGCGAAGTCGGGCCGTTCACGCTCAATTGGGGGTATGGAACGGTATCTGTCCACTATAGCACGTACCTCAAGCGAGAAATCGGAAGCGGGGACGTACTCGAGCTGGGTAATGAAACTGGTGTGCCCCCGTTAGAAATGCGAACCCAGCTGTGTTGGGCCGAGACTCCCAACGACATCGAACGGGCGATGCTTAACAAGCACTCGGAGTACCATAATCCGGAGTGTATCAATCTCCCACCGAGGCTTCACGGCTACCTTGGAGGCATCCACGCCGTCGAGCACGCCATGATTGCCGTATCGCCACTTGAGCTGAAAGTCGAT
Proteins encoded:
- a CDS encoding DEAD/DEAH box helicase is translated as MHDDHDTDHSQTDLTTSSKDNTNNGDIDFETDILQLTGEELESTYPNNRYFGQVHENFEIPAREEQTVPAGDVLPPKIARNLEFDPWSHQAEALQVLGRGDNVCVATSTSSGKTLVYGLHIARQYLENPETRSLIVYPTKALSRDQEQELNEFLRNTLGLDISVGVYDGDTKSEEKSRIRDECNVVITNFVGLNQYLESHHLWADFHSNCSLVVIDEAHMWTGLGGMHVAWILRRAQRIIDYYGGDPQYVLTTATIGNPAEHALALTGEPAAVVDEDGSPRGIRHLVFWDPPMSGDDGLTDDIDSPALSKRPATVEAPEVWAHMCQKNVQSLLFCDSRKLTELSVNRAKRFISDPENRYQGRPDFASYHAGHGKQSRRGTEYQLKEGQLDGVSTTSALEVGINIGGVDGTVLMGYPGSRQSFWQRIGRSGRGTRDALSVFVPSHSTLDQYILQHPEYVLEEDHESAVVDLDNNPVYLQQLNCAAQELPLTRDDAEDFGGEERLERAVEYGRRNGDLEGSLDSGVMYAHRDRPQDAISLYSSGGNTFDVRLAGDGSIDHQPIGRDRAYRDYHEGATVLHQGEQYQVVELREDIPQPYISLEKANVSYYTQSQGQVNIYDTVVEDSREVGPFTLNWGYGTVSVHYSTYLKREIGSGDVLELGNETGVPPLEMRTQLCWAETPNDIERAMLNKHSEYHNPECINLPPRLHGYLGGIHAVEHAMIAVSPLELKVDGGDIGGLATNRLPGNPDKSGWFIYDGIEGGLGFSRSIYEHFEDVARRAHDLIVDCSCGRDEGCPACTMDDRCGNDNRPLYSPAAADVLEHLLADQDVDDLDEHLPETDSEVHPVDEQRPPASIS